A genomic segment from Glycine max cultivar Williams 82 chromosome 1, Glycine_max_v4.0, whole genome shotgun sequence encodes:
- the LOC100805877 gene encoding dirigent protein 22 has protein sequence MGTKLFHTLLLLSYALSNVIGEETGFVGTLHPKSLGLHKKQTLSHFKFYWHDIVSSGANSTSATVIPPLPKYNTSTSFGMVNVMDNPLTLGPEMGSKLVGRAEGFYALTSQSQINLLMVMNFALFEGKYNGSTITIVGRNAVSENEKDIPVVGGSGIFKFAKGYAHAKTYFFDPKTGDATTEYNVYVLHNE, from the coding sequence ATGGGCACCAAACTATTTCACACATTGCTCCTCCTCTCTTACGCCCTCTCCAATGTCATAGGAGAAGAAACAGGCTTCGTGGGCACACTACACCCCAAATCCTTAGGTCTTCACAAGAAACAAACCCTAAGCCACTTCAAATTCTACTGGCACGACATAGTGAGCAGTGGAGCCAACTCCACCTCAGCCACAGTCATCCCACCACTCCCCAAATACAACACAAGCACTTCCTTCGGCATGGTTAACGTGATGGACAACCCCTTGACGTTGGGCCCCGAGATGGGCTCCAAGCTCGTGGGCCGGGCCGAGGGGTTCTACGCACTAACATCACAATCCCAGATCAATTTGCTCATGGTCATGAACTTTGCCTTGTTTGAAGGGAAGTACAACGGGAGCACCATAACTATCGTGGGGAGGAACGCTGttagtgaaaatgaaaaggatatTCCTGTGGTTGGTGGGAGTGGGATTTTTAAGTTTGCTAAGGGATATGCTCATGCCAAGACCTACTTCTTTGATCCCAAGACTGGGGATGCTACCACTGAGTACAACGTTTATGTCCTCCATAACGAGTAA
- the LOC100806400 gene encoding dirigent protein 19, which produces MVTKFLIFFFLSIIALTSVTAEDGTGFVGSPNRKFLGLKTKEKLSHFRFYWHDILTGSNPSAIQIIPSVPKYNTTTSFGLVRILDNPLTLGPELSSKQVGRAEGLYASASRSELSLLMVMNFALTEGKYNGSTITIMGRNRALSKVSREMPVIGGSGIFRFARGYALVKTHSSDPKTMQATVEYNVYVLHY; this is translated from the coding sequence ATGGTTACTAAATTCCTcatattcttctttctttccatcATTGCCCTCACCTCTGTCACTGCCGAAGATGGCACAGGTTTCGTGGGCTCACCAAACCGTAAGTTCCTGGGCCTGAAAACCAAAGAAAAACTCAGCCATTTCAGGTTCTATTGGCATGACATATTGACCGGAAGCAACCCCTCCGCTATTCAAATCATTCCCTCAGTTCCAAAATACAACACAACCACTTCGTTTGGTTTGGTAAGAATCTTAGACAACCCTTTAACCTTGGGACCGGAGTTGAGCTCGAAGCAAGTGGGGAGGGCCGAAGGGCTCTACGCGTCGGCGTCGCGGTCGGAGCTTAGCCTTCTGATGGTCATGAACTTCGCCCTAACCGAAGGAAAGTACAATGGCAGCACCATCACCATTATGGGAAGGAATAGGGCTCTCAGCAAGGTTAGCAGGGAGATGCCTGTGATTGGTGGTAGTGGGATTTTCCGGTTTGCTAGGGGATATGCCCTGGTCAAGACTCATTCTTCTGATCCTAAGACCATGCAAGCTACGGTTGAGTACAACGTTTATGTTCTTCATTATTGA